The Larus michahellis chromosome 2, bLarMic1.1, whole genome shotgun sequence genome window below encodes:
- the TBRG4 gene encoding FAST kinase domain-containing protein 4: MAARLVQRCCWRHLGAFVSTPSAVPASLLVPAGKVVMARALPQAPFALFHTSSPSSWADGFSVKEQVEDSGNPEHKVIGELIETATSPQELFQLSELHDLNSNQASLIITQLSRLAAEKKLETESILQDERFQQLIGITDDQISQVWNNTLVNLLKSLYSLGVDSSRREMQSVEQEVLWRLRRLTFRQLASLAEFLAVKQGKESKLLNEVIKKLELRWTELEGTRTVVTLMAKVGHISPTLMDRLEDKALELAEQFNLDDIRKITLALAYQNRRCVPLLRALSYHLIQKHPELSLNILMDLIFAYGKLNFHQPQVFQKIATDLHPHISTMTPVEVTRCIRSFALLKWLSLPLSEAIAQYALDNTKQLSVAHLCSIILSFARLNFQPSGSEDFFNMVHEELQDQLDNLEPHLLTDLVWSLCVLQQAKAPYLQRVLAPEFHARIRGDQSLKAQNLRLKLIHINAAAKLESPDYRGPFLPAEMLNVAEPAGEKVTLLQSSLRDALAGVLGSRDNGRFDVRTIYGWQIDAEMVVNNENKPLPLKDFAAPHLLRSEGTKPLPPGARRVAFLRWEFPYFSNRSKDLLGRYVMARRHVQAAGFLVVDVPHYEFLELKLERQRTAYLRDKLSKAMAKEMAR; encoded by the exons ATGGCAGCCCGCTTGGTGCAACGCTGCTGCTGGCGGCACTTGGGTGCCTTTGTCTCTACTCCTTCGGCAGTCCCAGCCTCTCTGCTGGTGCCAGCTGGGAAGGTGGTGATGGCGAGAGCTCTGCCTCAAGCACCTTTCGCTTTATTTCATACTTCCAGCCCTTCCAGCTGGGCAGATGGATTCTCAGTCAAAGAGCAGGTGGAGGACAGCGGAAATCCAGAGCACAAAGTGATCGGGGAACTGATTGAAACAGCCACGAGCCCTCAGGAACTCTTCCAGTTGAGCGAACTCCATGATCTTAACAGCAACCAAGCCTCACTAATAATTACTCAACTTTCCCGGCTTGCAGCGGAAAAAAAACTGGAAACGGAGAGCATTTTGCAAGATGAACGGTTCCAGCAGCTCATCGGCATCACAGATGACCAG ATTTCTCAGGTGTGGAATAACACCTTGGTGAACCTCCTGAAGAGCCTCTACTCCCTGGGGGtggacagcagcaggagggagatgcAGTCGGTGGAGCAGGAGGTGCTGTGGCGGCTGCGGCGCCTCACCTTCAGGCAGCTGGCCTCCCTGGCGGAGTTCTTGGCGGtcaagcaggggaaggagagcaaGCTGCTGAACGAAGTCATCAAGAAGCTGGAGCTGCGTTGGACGGAACTCGAGGGCACCCGAACCGTGGTGACGTTGATGGCCAAGGTCGGGCACATCTCCCCGACTCTGATGGACCGGCTGGAGGACAAG GCTCTGGAACTTGCTGAACAGTTCAACCTTGACGACATCCGGAAAATAACGCTGGCTCTAGCCTACCAGAACCGGCGCTGCGTGCCTCTGCTCCGAGCCTTGTCCTACCACCTGATCCAGAAGCACCCTGAGCTCAGCCTCAACATCCTGATGGACCTGATTTTCGCCTATG gaaaactgaatttCCACCAGCCCCAGGTCTTCCAGAAGATAGCCACCGACCTGCACCCCCACATTTCCACGATGACGCCTGTCGAGGTGACGCGCTGCATCAGATCCTTCGCCCTCCTCAAGTGGCTCAGCCTCCCGCTGTCTGAGGCCATCGCGCAG TATGCCCTGGACAACACCAAGCAGCTGTCGGTCGCCCATCTGTGCAGTATCATCCTGTCTTTTGCTCGCCTGAACTTCCAGCCCAGCGGAAGCGAGGACTTCTTCAACATG GTCCACGAGGAGCTCCAGGACCAGCTGGACAACCTGGAACCTCACCTGCTGACCGACCTGGTGTGGTCGCTCTGCGTGCTGCAGCAGGCCAAGGCTCCCTACCTGCAGCGAGTGCTGGCACCCGAATTCCACGCTCGGATCCGAG GCGATCAGTCCCTCAAGGCCCAGAATTTACGGCTGAAGCTCATCCATATCAACGCTGCTGCCAAGCTGGAAAGCCCTGACTACCGGGGGCCGTTCCTGCCGGCGGAGATGCTGAACGTCGCCGAGCCGGCGGGGGAGAAGGTcaccctgctgcagagcagcctgcggGATGCATtggcgggggtgctggggagccggGACAACGGGCGCTTCGACGTACGCACCATCTACGGTTGGCAGATCG ATGCCGAGATGGTGGTGAACAACGAAAATAAACCTCTCCCCTTGAAGGACTTTGCTGCTCCCCATCTGCTCCGCTCGGAAGGGACAAAGCCGCTGCCGCCGGGCGCCAGGAG GGTCGCCTTCCTCCGGTGGGAGTTCCCCTACTTCAGCAACAGAAGCAAGGACCTGCTGGGCCGCTACGTCATGGCCCGGCGCCACGTCCAGGCGGCCGGCTTCCTCGTGGTGGAC GTTCCACACTACGAATTCCTGGAGCTGAAGCTGGAGCGGCAGCGGACGGCCTACCTCAGGGACAAGCTCAGCAAGGCCATGGCCAAGGAGATGGCGCGTTAA
- the LOC141738541 gene encoding cathelicidin-B1-like: MRPYRAVAPLLLLLLLGLAKATTPGPDGSTPGWTGSIPPSPPGLWTVSYGDAVSAAVELLNARAISPYVLRLREAHHQPGWPSDLQQRQELSFTVEETTCQAPGMATAACKSRWLGSVTWCRGSVFLEQQQPTVELSCERVPATLGRVHVNRFKDFFAKIKERFRGFFRRGRVWIRDKLNLKKPKP, encoded by the exons ATGAGGCCGTACCGAGCGGTGGCACCACtgttgctgctcctgctgctgggactgGCCAAGGCCACCACGCCGGGGCCGGATGGATCCACGCCGGGGTGGACCGGATCCATCCCGCCATCCCCGCCTGGACTCTGGACCGTCAGCTACGGGGATGCCGTCTCGGCCGCCGTGGAGCTGCTCAACGCCAGGGCCATCAGTCCCTACGTCTTGCGGCTCCGGGAGGCCCACCACCAGCCCGGCTGG CCCAGTGACCTGCAGCAACGCCAGGAGCTGAGCTTCACCGTCGAGGAGACCACGTGCCAGGCTCCGGGGATGGCCACCGCCGCCTGCAAGAGCCGCTGGCTCGGG TCGGTGACTTGGTGCCGGGGCTCCGTCTTCCtcgagcagcagcagcccacGGTCGAGCTCTCCTGCGAGAGGGTGCCCGCCACG ctcGGCCGTGTCCACGTCAACAGATTCAAGGATTTTTTTGCCAAGATCAAGGAGCGTTTCAGGGGCTTCTTCCGGCGCGGGAGGGTCTGGATCCGCGACAAGCTCaacctcaaaaaacccaaaccctga
- the LOC141738208 gene encoding cathelicidin-2-like: MLSRWALVLAVLGGACALPAPAPLAYTQALTEAVDSYNKRPEVQNAFRLLSADPEPAPGVDLGTLQRLNFTMMETDCTPNLRVNPNDCDFKENGVIKECSGPVQFLQSAPEIDLHCSDASNDPVLVQRGRFGRFLSKIGRLRPRVSISIKAKASASWRLG; this comes from the exons ATGCTGAGCCGCTGGGCGCTGGTGCTGGCCGTGCTGGGGGGGGCCTgcgccctccctgccccggcccccctcgCCTACACCCAGGCGCTGACTGAGGCCGTCGACTCCTACAACAAGCGCCCCGAGGTGCAGAACGCCTTCAGGCTGCTCAGCGCTGACCCCGAGCCCGCCCCG GGCGTGGATCTGGGCACGCTGCAGCGCCTCAACTTCACCATGATGGAGACGGACTGTACCCCCAACCTGCGGGTGAACCCCAACGACTGCGACTTCAAGGAGAACGGG GTCATCAAGGAGTGTTCGGGgccggtgcagttcctgcagagCGCTCCCGAGATAGACCTGCACTGCAGCGACGCCTCCAACGAC CCGGTTCTTGTCCAGCGGGGCCGGTTCGGGCGGTTCCTGAGCAAGATCGGACGTTTGCGGCCCAGGGTCAGCATCAGCATCAAGGCCAAGGCCTCGGCCTCCTGGCGCCTGGGCTGA
- the LOC141738209 gene encoding cathelicidin-3-like, whose protein sequence is MGQAGLDKPGGRQPHMGHVSHVTSVPEGPCAHPPPGVGNGPQSPPNPPHAQPRGSQGWGHPGEWGRVPAGDQPCHHPHSGHAEHTSPRVSPPQNNCHSVGWGQAFPEWGELSSQGGGSPTSLGWGLDKRGRGWVAPGTRMLSRWVLVLAVLGGACALPAPAPLAYTQALTQAVDSYNQRPEVQNAFRLLSADPEPAPDIQLKSLQRLNFTIMETQCPGHSDARSDACEFKDDGVIKDCWAPVPQAGGRPALDVTCVDSQADPVRVKRFWPLLKMAFRTVRTGIRLFNSFRRG, encoded by the exons ATGGGGCAAGCGGGACTGGACAAACCCGGGGGGCGCCAGCCCCACATGGGACACGTGTCCCATGTCACCTCGGTCCCTGAGGGCCCCtgcgcccacccccccccaggagtGGGGAACGGTCCCCAAAgtccccccaatcccccccacGCCCAACCAAggggctcccagggctggggacaccccggggagtGGGGCCGTGTCCCCGCGGGGGACCAGCCGTGCCACCACCCGCACTCAGGACACGCTGAGCACACCTcaccccgtgtgtcccccccccaaaataactGCCACTCTGTGGGTTGGGGCCAGGCATTTCCGGAGTGGGGGGAGCTGAGCTCCCAGGGTGGGGGTTCCCCAACTTCCCTGGGGTGGGGGTTGGATAAAAGGGGACGCGGGTGGGTGGCCCCGGGGACAAGGATGCTGAGCCGCTGGGTGCTGGTGCTGGCCGTGCTGGGGGGGGCCTgcgccctccctgccccggcccccctcgCCTACACCCAGGCGCTGACTCAGGCCGTCGACTCCTACAACCAGCGCCCCGAGGTGCAGAACGCCTTCAGGCTGCTCAGCGCTGACCCCGAGCCCGCCCCG GACATCCAGCTCAAGTCCCTGCAGCGCCTCAACTTCACCATCATGGAGACGCAATGCCCCGGGCACTCGGATGCCCGCTCCGACGCCTGCGAGTTCAAGGACGACGGG GTCATCAAGGACTGTTGGGCGCCCGTGCCCCAGGCTGGCGGCCGCCCCGCGCTCGACGTCACCTGCGTGGATTCCCAAGCGGAC CCCGTCCGCGTCAAGCGCTTCTGGCCGCTCCTGAAGATGGCATTCCGGACGGTGAGGACCGGCATCCGCCTCTTCAACAGCTTCAGGAGGGgatga